In Cicer arietinum cultivar CDC Frontier isolate Library 1 chromosome 7, Cicar.CDCFrontier_v2.0, whole genome shotgun sequence, a single window of DNA contains:
- the LOC101514636 gene encoding F-box/FBD/LRR-repeat protein At2g04230-like — translation MDQLSSLPDIILHNILSRLPETDVVRTSVLSKAWLEKWYTFPILSFHDGYILKCLPPIQDIEMNRNIVRKRNTLIFCDYVKKRMQRFCDQSLTIKEFKLEVEDWHTFGLPYMSKDVDVWLKLAGESGVEVIEISQDRLEGDRQYYVLPMDVILVKSLTKLVLKREIRMDLTFMNHSTKFFSLRVLTLFAILLEDERKIEHFISFCPLLEYITLEFCYVLNRSGTSDLLTWKTFGIMKSLSLNGLQKLKGVRFFGVQDVFIDAPSLEELAYRPGRMNTPFIIDFERCRNLKKLYFKKTKTFFTDKWFLEQFPKFPFLESLELIFCSMSKKIDISSVRLKILKLTFCRGLKEIKIDAPNLLLCEYAFTRSIPIIHFLRSSSQLEVNVDFKMHYQSIYNMKRFVQNIKPLNVLVSLSLYLSIFSPPKNVLVSMNYLFDWFFHSKYLLVESMFTYLNYVGGNETKGLESFIPSSKHQKVARIL, via the coding sequence ATGGATCAATTATCGAGTCTACCAGACATAATTCTTCACAACATTTTGTCGAGGTTGCCAGAGACAGATGTTGTTAGAACAAGTGTTTTGTCCAAGGCTTGGTTAGAGAAATGGTATACTTTTCCCATCCTGTCATTTCATGATGGTTATATACTAAAGTGTCTACCTCCAATACAAGATATTGAGATGAATAGAAATATTGTGAGGAAGAGAAATACCTTAATATTTTGTGATTACGTGAAGAAAAGAATGCAGAGGTTTTGCGACCAAAGCTTGACTATTAAAGAATTTAAGCTCGAAGTTGAAGATTGGCACACTTTTGGGCTTCCGTACATGTCAAAGGATGTTGATGTTTGGTTGAAATTGGCTGGAGAAAGTGGTGTGGAGGTAATAGAAATTTCCCAAGATAGATTGGAAGGTGATCGCCAATACTATGTCTTGCCAATGGATGTCATTTTAGTAAAATCACTTACTAAGTTGGTGTTGAAGAGGGAAATAAGGATGGATCTAACTTTCATGAATCATTCAACCAAGTTTTTTTCATTGAGGGTATTGACACTATTTGCTATACTTTTGGAAGATGAACGAAAAATTGAGCATTTCATTTCTTTTTGTCCTTTACTTGAATATATAACTTTGGagttttgttatgtgttaaaTCGTAGTGGCACAAGTGATCTACTTACGTGGAAAACCTTTGGAATTATGAAGTCTTTAAGCCTGAATGGTCTACAAAAGCTTAAGGGAGTTCGTTTTTTTGGAGTACAAGATGTTTTTATTGATGCCCCTAGTCTTGAGGAATTAGCTTATCGTCCTGGCCGTATGAACACAccatttattattgattttgagAGGTGTaggaatttgaaaaaattatactttaagAAGACGAAAACCTTTTTTACAGACAAATGGTTTCTTGAACAGTTTCCAAAATTCCCTTTTCTTGAGAGTTTGGAATTAATCTTTTGCTCAATGTCCAAGAAGATTGATATTTCAAGTGTTcgacttaaaatattaaagttaaCATTCTGTCGTGGCTTGAAGGAGATCAAAATTGATGCTCCAAATTTATTGTTATGTGAATATGCTTTTACTCGTTCAATAcctattatacattttttaagaAGTTCTAGTCAATTGGAAGTCAATGTTGATTTCAAAATGCATTATCAAAGTATTTATAATATGAAAAGATTTGTCCAAAACATCAAACCTCTAAATGTTTTGGTATCACTATCTCTATATCTATCCATCTTTTCACCACCAAAGAATGTGCTGGTAAGTATGAATTACCTATTTGATTGGTTCTTTCATTCTAAATATTTACTTGTTGAATCTATGTTTACTTACCTGAATTATGTAGGAGGCAATGAAACGAAAGGTCTTGAAAGTTTCATCCCCTCCTCCAAGCATCAAAAAGTTGCACGTATACTTTAG